The following DNA comes from Seriola aureovittata isolate HTS-2021-v1 ecotype China chromosome 15, ASM2101889v1, whole genome shotgun sequence.
tcagaaagtattcagaccagATCACTTTTGtagttttagatttaatttgaaatggatGAAATTTTTTTCCATCAATGTCCACTCAATAACCCATAACCCACGCCCAGCCTTTAAAGTGAGACATCTataaatgttttacatgaaGATGCGGGTAGTTTATGATACAAAATAGCAAGAaattttgtgttgtctttgtacTCTGGGAAGCAATGCAGAATTTTGATTGACATTCAACTGAGCAATGTAATCAGATACACAACCAGATGAGTGCCGCAGGTCCTCAGGGCGTTATCTATGGCAGGACTCTCATTAACTCCTTGTGCAAAACACAATGAACAACATACTGAGGCATTCTTCATCCTTATGTGATGCTATTAAGTTTGATACATAAAGAAAACTAACTTTGACAGGTTTTTTATAACGTTGGAAAACTTTTCTGGGGCTCAAACCATTTTGATAAGAATTTTCGTATCTCTTTGGACTGCGCACCATAAATAATTGGGTTGAGGCCGCTCGGGATGATTTGAAACAAAAGGCTAGAAATTTTTCTGTACTCTGCGTACTCTGGAAAGCGATGCAGAATAATCATAAACATTCCACTGAGCAACATAATCAGATACACAACTAGATGAGTGCTGCAGGTTTTCAAGGCTTTACTGTTCAAAGACTTGTTATTACTGGTCAGACAGACGACAGTAATCTTGGTATAGGTGAGAACCATGCTGCCTATAGACCCTGTAAACAGGACTACAGTGAAAGTGAGGCCATACACATTATTGATGAACACACTCTCACAGGAGAGTTTGAACAGTGCAGCATTGCTACAATAAAGGCCTCTGATCATAGTCTTGCATCGGTTCAGTCTTATGGTCAGACCGAGCAGAATCCCGACCAGAACAAAGGATACTCCCCAGGCAGAAACTGTCAGCTTCACCAACATTTTGTTGGTCATTATGGCAGCGTAACGCAGGGGATTGCAGATGGCCACATATCTGTCAAAGGCCATAATCATGAGCACAGTGTGAACACTGGTACTGAACATATGTATGGTGAAAGCTTGGATCACACATTCATAATAACTGATGAGACGTTCAGAGGGAGGATGCAACATGTCTACAAGCAAACGGGGTAAAATGGTAGAGCTTCCAAGTATGTCATTGATTGACAGGTTCCAAAACAGGAGATACATAGGCTGGTGAAGGTTTTTGTCCAGGAAAACAAGAACAGCCATGGCGATATTtgcaacaataataaataagtatgagaaaaatataaaaagaaacaaaagtatGACAAAGCCTTTAGAGACATTTAAGCCCTCCAACTGGAGTGTGAAGCTGTTGTAGGTGTAGTTTTCCAtcaacctgaaaaacaaaaacagataaaagtgaATGTGCTATACATCACATTACTACACAGTTTGACTGTGATTAGAAGTTCTACCTACTGTGAGTGTGTCTGGTTTCAATCTCTTGTCTTCCCTTTCTTGTGTCTCCctgctcattgttgataatatcCACCAGCTCCAATCAGGATCTCCTTTGTTGCAAGGTTttataaacatgattttatcTTCAGGGGAATCAGTTACTTTTACGTCAGATAATGTGTGATGCAACAATAATAAACGATTATGCTGCAACACGCAACTTTTAAAAGTAACATTGTCTCTCACCCTATTCACTCTTCCTTCCACCAAAACTTTTCACCTATCTTGACGATAAATATTAAGGTGTCAAACAATCATAAAGCCGCTACAAGTGATGAGTTAACCAGTTTGAAATGACGAGATACTCCAAATTGGATGAAACCATTCTTGCCCATATACATATTTATTAGCACAAAGAAGAAGTAATGCTTACACATACAATAAGTAGCCTTACTATCAACCTGTGTGGCACAGCCAGGAGTACTATCCACACCCTGTATCATCTGACTCTGGTACAGGAAAGAATCTGGTTCCGAAACCCTCGAGCAGTAACTTTGTTATTCTTCGGGAATTTTTCAGACACCGTAAATTGTTATGCCTCTGCACCGGTGACggtcagagccagaggcatattgtttttggcttgtctgctcctccatctgtcccattgtcgtggacacgatatctcagtaacaccttgaagggACTTTTTCCACATTTGGCTTAAATGTCCACTTGGGATCAAGGACAAAATGAtcagattttgatggtcaaaggttaaaggtcaaggtcatggtgacctcataATTCacttttagccattactcaagacgtcacacagcaattatgacaaaatttcacacaaatggttcatattttatttgactctggataaacagggatgtaacctgaaactagtctgaatGGCGGAGGCATAAAACCAGGAGACAGGAATTCTAGTTTCACATCTTGTTATGTTGAAGCTGTATGCttaaaaaaccccccaaaaatatttcccctcatcaatctacacgCAATATCCCAAAATGACAAAGCTAAAACAGAATTACAGAAATTACAGCAAAgttatgaaaaaggaaaaactgagatatcacattacCATAGGTATTCAGAGTCTTTActataacatttaatatttagctcaggtgcctaTCATTCTGtttgaactgtttggcctcagagagagagagtcatagtatag
Coding sequences within:
- the LOC130182543 gene encoding olfactory receptor 146-like, which gives rise to MENYTYNSFTLQLEGLNVSKGFVILLFLFIFFSYLFIIVANIAMAVLVFLDKNLHQPMYLLFWNLSINDILGSSTILPRLLVDMLHPPSERLISYYECVIQAFTIHMFSTSVHTVLMIMAFDRYVAICNPLRYAAIMTNKMLVKLTVSAWGVSFVLVGILLGLTIRLNRCKTMIRGLYCSNAALFKLSCESVFINNVYGLTFTVVLFTGSIGSMVLTYTKITVVCLTSNNKSLNSKALKTCSTHLVVYLIMLLSGMFMIILHRFPEYAEYRKISSLLFQIIPSGLNPIIYGAQSKEIRKFLSKWFEPQKSFPTL